From a region of the Panicum virgatum strain AP13 chromosome 2K, P.virgatum_v5, whole genome shotgun sequence genome:
- the LOC120673992 gene encoding ABC transporter G family member 43-like, which produces MAAIVREEAPPLTHAENEEFLRVLRDVRQWVGREPPEKVEVVFDGVSVEAEERVGRRALPTLPNAVFNAVKDERKNLRLFLYVHIFTTVM; this is translated from the exons ATGGCTGCCATCGTCCGCGAGGAGGCTCCTCCATTGACGCACGCGGAGAACGAAGAGTTCCTTCGCGTCCTTAGGGACGTCAGGCAATG GGTGGGGCGAGAGCCTCCGGAGAAGGTGGAGGTCGTGTTCGACGGCGTGAGCGTCGAGGCCGAGGAGCGCGTCGGTCGGAGGGCGCTGCCAACGCTGCCGAACGCCGTCTTCAACGCCGTCAAG GATGAGCGGAAAAACCTTCGGCTATTTTTATATGTTCATATTTTTACCACCGTGATGTGA